A stretch of the Streptomyces sp. NBC_00654 genome encodes the following:
- a CDS encoding helix-turn-helix transcriptional regulator translates to MARQTPHDPAAPRLAALAALLADETRASFCLALLDGRAWTAGELARYARVAPSTASEHLGKLVAGGLLAEERQGRHRYVRLADERTAHLVEELAAGVVAGADERPRGLREASMSSALARGRTCYDHLAGRLGIRITDAMTDRGLLRQDNGLALTDAGLGWFDALGIGLPSTSRRPLVRSCLDWTERRPHLAGAAGAALCRHALEAGWCVRIGSGRAVRATPDGERALSELLGIEAPSIA, encoded by the coding sequence ATGGCACGCCAGACACCGCACGATCCGGCCGCTCCGCGCCTCGCCGCACTGGCCGCGCTGCTCGCCGACGAGACCCGCGCCTCCTTCTGCCTCGCCCTGCTCGACGGGCGCGCCTGGACGGCCGGTGAGCTGGCCAGGTACGCGAGGGTCGCCCCGTCGACCGCCAGCGAGCATCTGGGCAAGCTGGTCGCGGGCGGGCTGCTGGCCGAGGAACGGCAGGGCCGCCACCGCTACGTACGGCTCGCCGACGAACGCACCGCGCACCTCGTCGAGGAGCTGGCCGCCGGGGTCGTGGCCGGGGCGGACGAGCGGCCGCGCGGCCTGCGGGAGGCGAGCATGAGCAGCGCCCTGGCCCGTGGGCGCACCTGCTACGACCATCTCGCGGGCCGGCTCGGCATCAGGATCACCGACGCGATGACCGACCGCGGACTGCTGCGGCAGGACAACGGCCTCGCACTCACGGACGCCGGCCTCGGCTGGTTCGACGCGCTGGGCATCGGGCTCCCGTCCACGTCCCGGCGGCCCCTCGTACGGAGCTGTCTGGACTGGACGGAACGCCGCCCCCACCTGGCGGGTGCCGCGGGCGCCGCGCTGTGCCGCCATGCGCTGGAGGCCGGATGGTGCGTACGGATCGGTTCGGGGCGTGCGGTGCGGGCGACGCCGGACGGGGAGCGGGCGCTGTCGGAGCTGCTCGGCATCGAGGCGCCGTCGATCGCCTGA
- a CDS encoding TetR/AcrR family transcriptional regulator, producing MAKATDGDGTPVPQRLLAAATRLFAEQGYDRTSVQEIVEAAGVTKGALYHYFGSKEDLLQEVYSRMLRLQQERLDAFAEAEAPVEQRLRDAAADVVVTTIDNLDDAAIFFRSMHHLSPEKNKQVRGERRRYHERFRALIEEGQRSGVFSTATPADLVVDYHFGSIHHLSTWYRPDGPLSRQEVADHLADLLLRALRP from the coding sequence ATGGCCAAGGCGACGGACGGGGACGGCACGCCCGTTCCCCAACGGCTGCTGGCCGCCGCCACCCGGCTCTTCGCCGAGCAGGGCTACGACCGCACCTCGGTCCAGGAGATCGTCGAGGCGGCGGGCGTCACCAAAGGGGCGCTCTACCACTACTTCGGCTCCAAGGAGGACCTCCTCCAGGAGGTGTACTCCCGGATGCTGCGGCTCCAGCAGGAACGGCTGGACGCCTTCGCGGAAGCCGAGGCGCCGGTCGAACAGCGGCTGCGGGACGCGGCCGCCGACGTGGTCGTCACGACCATCGACAACCTGGACGACGCCGCGATCTTCTTCCGCTCGATGCACCATCTGAGCCCGGAGAAGAACAAGCAGGTGCGGGGCGAGCGGCGCCGCTACCACGAGCGCTTCCGGGCGCTCATCGAGGAGGGGCAGCGGAGCGGGGTGTTCTCCACGGCCACCCCCGCGGACCTGGTGGTCGACTACCACTTCGGCTCCATCCACCATCTGTCCACCTGGTACCGGCCGGACGGCCCGCTCAGCCGCCAGGAGGTCGCCGACCACCTGGCGGACCTGCTGCTGAGGGCTCTGCGCCCGTAG
- a CDS encoding GNAT family N-acetyltransferase: MTVSPRLEKPTPANVLSACRLRVRPDQTAFVSPVAESLAEAYVHPGTAWPRLIRDGDRTVGFVMAFFGIPFDFDADVPGAPPRSGLWRLAIDAGEQGRGYGRFAVRAVNEEIRRRGGTLSTVTWHPGEGGPEDFYLRLGYLKCGLTNDGDHLGELDLTR, translated from the coding sequence ATGACAGTGTCCCCACGCCTGGAGAAACCCACCCCCGCGAACGTGCTGAGCGCCTGCCGTCTCCGGGTCCGCCCCGACCAGACGGCGTTCGTGTCGCCGGTCGCCGAATCGCTGGCGGAGGCGTATGTGCACCCCGGCACCGCCTGGCCCCGGCTGATCCGCGACGGTGACCGGACCGTGGGCTTCGTGATGGCCTTCTTCGGCATCCCCTTCGACTTCGACGCGGACGTGCCGGGCGCACCGCCGCGCTCCGGTCTCTGGCGCCTGGCGATAGACGCCGGTGAACAGGGCCGCGGGTACGGGCGCTTCGCGGTACGGGCGGTGAACGAGGAGATCCGCAGGCGCGGCGGGACGCTCTCCACGGTGACCTGGCACCCCGGCGAGGGCGGCCCGGAGGACTTCTATCTGCGGCTCGGGTACCTCAAGTGCGGGCTGACGAACGACGGCGACCATCTCGGCGAGCTGGACCTGACCCGCTGA
- the soxR gene encoding redox-sensitive transcriptional activator SoxR, with protein MPQIPQTLHELSVGQLSARSGAAVSALHFYESKGLIHSRRTSGNQRRYTRDALRRVAFVRAAQRVGIPLATIREALAELPEGRTPNREDWARLSHAWRGELDERIDQLGRLRDHLTDCIGCGCLSLENCVLSNPDDISGGMITGSRLMPERTKSERGERPGG; from the coding sequence GTGCCTCAGATCCCACAGACACTCCATGAACTCTCGGTCGGCCAGCTCTCCGCGCGCAGCGGTGCCGCGGTCTCGGCCCTCCACTTCTACGAGTCCAAGGGCCTGATCCACAGCCGTCGGACCAGTGGCAACCAGCGCCGGTACACCAGGGACGCACTGCGCCGGGTCGCGTTCGTGCGCGCCGCGCAGCGGGTCGGCATCCCGCTGGCCACCATCCGCGAGGCGCTCGCCGAGCTCCCCGAGGGGCGGACCCCGAACCGGGAGGACTGGGCCAGGCTCTCCCACGCGTGGCGCGGCGAACTGGACGAGCGCATCGATCAGCTGGGCAGGCTGCGTGACCATCTGACCGACTGCATCGGCTGTGGCTGCCTCTCGTTGGAGAACTGTGTGCTCTCCAACCCCGATGACATCTCCGGCGGCATGATCACCGGCTCTCGTCTGATGCCCGAGCGCACGAAGAGCGAGCGGGGAGAGCGGCCGGGCGGGTAG
- a CDS encoding DUF1343 domain-containing protein, with the protein MSLSRRGLLAAGSAVGALAATAAGTGPAAARPGHGSGHGRVRTGFDRLAADGYRLLKGQKVGVVTNPTGITSDVRHIVDVMHPDARVNLTAVFGPEHGFRGTAQAGGSEGRYDDPATGLPVYDTYLKSGQPLADVFTASGVDTVVFDIQDAGARFYTYIWTLYDCMEAAALAGKRFVVLDRPNPVTGRAALGPVLDPAFATFVGRREIAQAHGMTVAELALFFNAEFLAERPVRLDVVTMSGWRRSDFFDTTGLPWVPPSPNMPTPESALVYSGTCLFEGTNLSEGRGTTRPFELLGAEGIDYRWAAAANALDLPGVAFREAYFAPTFSKFQGKTVGGVQLHVQDREVFDPVRTGIALLVTAKRSWSGFAWRPDNWIDKLTGNTRVRTMIDAGADTDEVVGAWRDDLAAFRAKRKKYLRYGG; encoded by the coding sequence ATGAGCCTGTCCAGACGTGGTTTGCTGGCCGCCGGGAGCGCTGTGGGAGCCCTCGCGGCCACGGCGGCGGGGACCGGCCCCGCAGCCGCCCGCCCGGGTCACGGCTCCGGACACGGCCGGGTGCGCACCGGGTTCGACCGGCTGGCCGCCGACGGCTACCGGCTGCTGAAGGGGCAGAAGGTCGGGGTGGTCACCAATCCGACCGGGATCACCTCCGACGTGCGGCACATCGTCGATGTGATGCACCCGGACGCGCGGGTGAACCTGACCGCCGTCTTCGGCCCGGAGCACGGCTTCCGGGGCACCGCCCAGGCGGGCGGCTCCGAGGGACGGTACGACGACCCTGCGACCGGACTGCCGGTCTACGACACCTATCTCAAGAGCGGTCAGCCCCTGGCGGACGTCTTCACCGCCTCCGGGGTGGACACGGTCGTCTTCGACATCCAGGACGCGGGCGCCCGCTTCTACACGTACATCTGGACGCTCTACGACTGCATGGAGGCGGCCGCCCTCGCGGGTAAACGTTTCGTCGTCCTGGACCGGCCGAACCCGGTGACCGGGCGGGCCGCGCTGGGACCGGTCCTGGATCCGGCGTTCGCGACGTTCGTGGGCCGCCGGGAGATCGCCCAGGCGCACGGCATGACCGTGGCGGAGCTGGCGCTGTTCTTCAACGCGGAGTTCCTGGCGGAGCGGCCGGTGCGACTGGACGTCGTCACGATGTCGGGGTGGCGGCGCTCGGACTTCTTCGACACGACGGGGCTGCCGTGGGTGCCGCCCAGCCCGAACATGCCGACGCCCGAATCGGCCCTCGTCTACTCCGGCACCTGCCTGTTCGAGGGGACGAACCTCTCCGAGGGCCGGGGCACCACGCGGCCGTTCGAGCTGCTGGGGGCGGAGGGGATCGACTACCGCTGGGCGGCCGCCGCCAACGCGCTGGACCTGCCCGGGGTGGCGTTCCGCGAGGCGTACTTCGCGCCGACCTTCTCCAAGTTCCAGGGGAAGACGGTCGGCGGGGTGCAGCTGCATGTCCAGGACCGGGAGGTGTTCGACCCGGTGCGCACCGGCATCGCCCTGCTGGTGACGGCGAAGCGGTCCTGGAGCGGCTTCGCCTGGCGGCCGGACAACTGGATCGACAAGCTCACCGGGAACACCCGGGTCCGCACGATGATCGACGCGGGCGCGGACACCGATGAGGTGGTGGGCGCCTGGCGCGATGACCTGGCGGCGTTCCGGGCGAAGCGGAAGAAGTACCTGCGGTACGGCGGGTAG
- a CDS encoding M28 family metallopeptidase: MSPNRFALRRSPALPAAAVLSLAALLVTAAPAAEATGTTGTTTVAAAPDIPLANVKAHLTQLQSIATANGGNRAHGRPGYKASIDYVKAKLDAAGYTTALQQFTSGGATGYNLIADWPGGDANKVLMAGAHLDSVSSGAGINDNGSGSAAVLETALAVSRAQLAPDKHLRFAWWGAEELGLVGSRYYVNNLPSTERSKLSGYLNFDMIGSPNAGYFVYDDDPVIEKTFKDYYAGLSIPTEIETEGDGRSDHAPFKNVGIPVGGLFSGADYTKTAAQAQKWGGTAGQSFDRCYHSSCDNTSNINDTALDRNSDAIAHAIWTLSAGTGEPPTGEGVFSNAADVAVPDNGAAVTSSIAVTGRTGNAPAALQVGVDVKHTWRGDVVVDLVAPDGTAYRLKNSSSGDSADNVITTYTVDASSETANGTWNLRVQDVASQDTGYIDSWKLTF, encoded by the coding sequence ATGAGCCCGAACCGCTTTGCCCTGCGCAGATCCCCGGCCCTTCCGGCCGCTGCCGTCCTCTCCCTCGCCGCACTCCTCGTGACCGCCGCCCCCGCCGCCGAGGCGACCGGGACGACCGGGACGACCACGGTGGCCGCCGCCCCTGACATCCCGCTCGCCAACGTCAAGGCGCATCTCACCCAGCTCCAGTCGATCGCCACCGCCAACGGCGGCAACCGCGCCCACGGCCGCCCCGGCTACAAGGCGTCCATCGACTATGTGAAGGCCAAGCTGGACGCCGCCGGATACACCACGGCCCTCCAGCAGTTCACCTCCGGCGGCGCCACCGGCTACAACCTCATCGCCGACTGGCCCGGCGGGGACGCGAACAAGGTCCTCATGGCCGGGGCCCATCTGGACTCGGTGAGCTCGGGCGCCGGCATCAACGACAACGGCTCCGGCTCCGCCGCCGTGCTGGAGACGGCCCTGGCCGTCTCCCGGGCCCAGCTCGCGCCGGACAAGCACCTCCGGTTCGCCTGGTGGGGCGCCGAGGAACTGGGTCTCGTCGGCTCCCGGTACTACGTCAACAACCTGCCGTCCACCGAGCGTTCCAAGCTTTCCGGCTATCTCAACTTCGACATGATCGGATCGCCCAACGCCGGTTACTTCGTCTACGACGACGACCCGGTCATCGAGAAGACCTTCAAGGACTACTACGCCGGTCTGTCCATACCGACGGAGATAGAGACGGAGGGCGACGGCCGCTCCGACCACGCCCCGTTCAAGAACGTGGGCATCCCGGTCGGCGGTCTGTTCTCGGGAGCGGACTACACCAAGACCGCGGCCCAGGCCCAGAAGTGGGGCGGAACGGCGGGCCAGTCCTTCGACCGCTGCTACCACTCCTCCTGCGACAACACGAGCAACATCAACGACACGGCCCTCGACCGCAACAGCGACGCCATCGCCCACGCGATCTGGACCCTGTCGGCCGGCACGGGCGAACCGCCCACGGGCGAGGGCGTCTTCAGCAACGCCGCCGATGTCGCCGTCCCGGACAACGGTGCCGCGGTGACCTCCTCGATCGCGGTCACCGGGCGTACCGGCAACGCGCCCGCCGCACTCCAGGTCGGCGTGGACGTCAAGCACACCTGGCGCGGTGACGTGGTCGTCGACCTGGTCGCCCCCGACGGCACCGCCTACCGGCTGAAGAACTCCAGCAGCGGCGACTCGGCCGACAACGTGATCACGACCTACACGGTCGACGCGTCGAGCGAGACCGCCAACGGCACCTGGAACCTCCGGGTACAGGACGTGGCCTCGCAGGACACCGGCTACATCGACAGCTGGAAGCTCACCTTCTGA
- a CDS encoding TetR/AcrR family transcriptional regulator has protein sequence MSTAQEMDGDDTPWGEVTPEAARRLLVAAVDAFAERGYHATTTRDIAGRAGMSPAALYIHYKTKEELLHRISKIGHERALSVLEAEADRDGTAAVRLAAAVRSFVRWHAERHTTARVVQYELDALGDEHRAEIVELRRRNDAVVRRIITEGVRAGEFDVPDVPGTTLAVLSLCIDVARWFNARGIRTPDEVGALYADLVLRMVGART, from the coding sequence ATGAGTACGGCGCAGGAGATGGACGGTGACGACACGCCGTGGGGCGAGGTCACGCCCGAGGCGGCCAGGCGGCTCCTCGTCGCCGCCGTCGACGCGTTCGCCGAGCGCGGGTACCACGCGACCACCACCCGTGACATCGCCGGCCGCGCGGGTATGAGCCCGGCCGCGCTCTACATCCACTACAAGACGAAGGAAGAGCTCCTCCACCGGATCAGCAAGATCGGCCATGAGCGGGCCCTGTCCGTCCTGGAGGCGGAGGCCGACCGGGACGGCACGGCGGCCGTCCGGCTCGCCGCGGCGGTGCGCTCCTTCGTCCGCTGGCACGCCGAACGGCACACCACCGCACGCGTCGTGCAGTACGAACTGGACGCCCTCGGCGACGAACACCGCGCCGAGATCGTCGAACTGCGCCGCAGGAACGACGCCGTGGTGCGCCGGATCATCACCGAGGGCGTACGGGCGGGGGAGTTCGACGTCCCCGATGTGCCCGGCACCACCCTCGCGGTGCTGTCGCTCTGCATCGATGTGGCCCGCTGGTTCAACGCCCGGGGGATCCGGACGCCCGACGAGGTCGGCGCGCTCTACGCCGACCTCGTGCTGCGCATGGTGGGTGCGCGGACATAG
- a CDS encoding TetR/AcrR family transcriptional regulator, whose translation MARPRKPLLSRDRIVEAASALVDSEGLGAVSTRRLAAVLGVSGPSLYNHFRNKDEILDAVADAVSAQVDLSMFEESDPRDWREALHDWAVSYRAALTEHPHIVPVLAQGPGRRPAGLRVADVVFGSMVGAGWPPAQATYIGALMRYFITGSALGSFARGFVDDETAYDPADYPHLGQAHLLADRRRQVDEGAFATGLRALLDGLALQYEQMARTGNDTVRPLPNRA comes from the coding sequence ATGGCCCGACCGCGCAAGCCCCTCCTCAGCAGAGACCGCATCGTCGAGGCGGCGAGCGCGCTCGTGGACTCCGAGGGGCTCGGCGCCGTCTCCACCCGGCGCCTGGCGGCCGTGCTGGGGGTCAGCGGGCCCTCGCTCTACAACCACTTCCGCAACAAGGACGAGATCCTGGACGCGGTCGCCGACGCCGTCTCCGCCCAGGTCGATCTGTCGATGTTCGAGGAGTCCGACCCCCGGGACTGGCGGGAGGCCCTGCACGACTGGGCCGTCTCCTACCGCGCGGCGCTCACCGAGCACCCGCACATCGTCCCGGTCCTCGCCCAGGGGCCCGGCCGCCGTCCGGCCGGTCTGCGGGTCGCCGACGTGGTGTTCGGCTCCATGGTCGGGGCCGGCTGGCCGCCCGCCCAGGCGACGTACATCGGGGCCCTGATGCGCTACTTCATCACCGGTTCGGCCCTGGGCTCCTTCGCCCGCGGCTTCGTCGACGACGAGACGGCCTACGACCCCGCCGACTACCCGCACCTCGGCCAGGCGCATCTGCTGGCCGACCGCCGCCGGCAGGTGGACGAGGGCGCGTTCGCGACCGGGCTGCGGGCCCTGCTGGACGGGCTCGCGCTCCAGTACGAGCAGATGGCCCGCACCGGGAACGACACGGTTCGGCCGCTGCCGAACCGTGCCTGA
- a CDS encoding YiaA/YiaB family inner membrane protein, translating into MSETTSVKQQGTAAFYGQAVASFGVAMGAVALGIYFLDADAWVRGFLAIGVLYLVTSCFTLAKVIRDRQEAGQLVSRVDQARLEKILAEHDPFQKL; encoded by the coding sequence ATGAGTGAGACGACATCGGTCAAGCAGCAGGGCACCGCGGCCTTCTACGGTCAGGCCGTCGCATCCTTCGGGGTGGCGATGGGCGCGGTGGCCCTCGGGATCTACTTCCTCGACGCCGACGCCTGGGTGCGCGGCTTCCTCGCCATCGGTGTGCTCTACCTCGTCACGTCGTGCTTCACCCTGGCCAAGGTCATCAGGGACCGCCAGGAGGCGGGGCAGCTCGTCAGCCGCGTCGACCAGGCGCGCCTGGAGAAGATCCTCGCCGAGCACGACCCCTTCCAGAAGCTCTGA
- a CDS encoding acyl-CoA dehydrogenase family protein, which yields MNLELSEEQEAVRRLAADFVAREVTPNAVAWDRAESVDRSIVKKLGSLGFLGLTVPEEYGGSGGDHLAYCLVTEELGRGDSSVRGIVSVSLGLVAKTVASWGSEEQKRRWLPRLTAGEAVGCFALTEPGTGSDAGNLTTGAVRDGGDYVINGTKMFITNGTWADVVLLFARTGDAPGHRGISAFLVPADTPGLTRRAIHGKLGLRGQATAELVLEDVRVPADTLLGPAGKGFSVAMSALTKGRMSVAAGCVGIAQAALDAAVRYAGEREQFGRSIAGHQLVQELISDISVDVDAARLLTWRVADLVDRGQDFATAASTAKLFASEAAVRAANNALQVFGGYGYIDEYPVGKLLRDARVMTLYEGTSQIQKLIIGRALTGVSAF from the coding sequence ATGAACCTGGAACTCAGCGAGGAACAGGAAGCCGTACGGCGGCTGGCGGCGGACTTCGTCGCCCGCGAGGTCACCCCGAACGCCGTCGCGTGGGACCGGGCCGAGAGCGTCGACAGGTCGATCGTGAAGAAGCTGGGGTCGCTCGGCTTCCTCGGCCTCACGGTCCCCGAGGAGTACGGCGGCTCCGGCGGCGACCACCTCGCCTACTGCCTGGTCACCGAGGAGCTGGGCCGCGGCGACTCCTCCGTCCGCGGCATCGTTTCCGTCTCGCTCGGCCTCGTCGCCAAGACCGTCGCGTCCTGGGGGAGCGAGGAGCAGAAGCGGCGGTGGCTGCCGCGCCTGACCGCGGGCGAGGCGGTCGGCTGCTTCGCCCTCACCGAGCCCGGGACCGGATCCGACGCCGGGAACCTCACGACGGGGGCCGTCCGCGACGGCGGGGACTACGTCATCAACGGCACCAAGATGTTCATCACCAACGGCACCTGGGCCGATGTGGTGCTGCTCTTCGCGCGGACCGGGGACGCCCCCGGTCACCGGGGGATCTCCGCCTTCCTGGTGCCCGCCGACACTCCCGGCCTCACCCGCCGCGCCATCCACGGCAAGCTCGGCCTGCGCGGCCAGGCCACCGCCGAACTGGTGCTGGAGGACGTCCGGGTCCCCGCCGACACCCTGCTGGGCCCGGCGGGCAAGGGTTTCTCCGTCGCCATGTCGGCCCTGACCAAGGGGCGGATGTCGGTCGCGGCGGGCTGTGTCGGCATCGCGCAGGCCGCACTCGACGCCGCCGTACGGTACGCGGGCGAGCGGGAACAGTTCGGCAGGTCCATCGCGGGCCACCAGCTGGTGCAGGAACTGATCAGCGACATCTCCGTCGACGTCGACGCCGCCCGGCTGCTGACCTGGCGGGTCGCCGATCTCGTCGACCGGGGCCAGGACTTCGCCACGGCCGCGTCCACGGCGAAGCTGTTCGCCTCCGAGGCGGCCGTGCGCGCCGCCAACAACGCCCTCCAGGTCTTCGGCGGCTACGGCTACATCGACGAGTACCCCGTCGGCAAGCTGCTGCGCGACGCCCGGGTCATGACCCTCTACGAGGGCACCAGCCAGATACAGAAACTGATCATCGGCCGCGCGCTGACCGGGGTCTCCGCCTTCTGA
- a CDS encoding DMT family transporter: MTTPIPPADSAPGPDWRPVAAASTTVVLWASAFVSIRSAGEAYSPGALALGRLLAGTLVLGAIFLVRREGLPARGAWPGIVTSGLLWFGLYMVVLNWGEQEVDAGTAAMVVNIAPVLIALLGGRLLGEGLPRRLLAGMAVSFAGAAVVGLSMSGHGGSSVRGVLLCLLAAVAYATGVVSQKPALRHGSALQVTTFGCLIGTVACLPFSGVLVSEAADAPLSATLNMVYLGVFPTALAFTTWAYALARTTAGRMGATTYAVPALVVVLAWLLLDEVPAPLSIAGGLLCLAGVAVSRTRKQTGLTRKSRARPVEGSRHDEEHQAAGRG, translated from the coding sequence ATGACAACACCGATCCCACCTGCTGATTCCGCACCGGGGCCCGACTGGCGGCCGGTCGCCGCCGCCTCCACCACCGTGGTCCTGTGGGCCTCCGCCTTCGTCTCCATCCGCAGCGCGGGGGAGGCCTACTCGCCCGGTGCGCTGGCGCTCGGCAGGCTGCTGGCGGGCACGCTCGTCCTCGGTGCGATCTTTCTCGTACGCCGGGAGGGGCTGCCGGCCCGGGGGGCCTGGCCCGGCATCGTCACCTCGGGGCTGCTCTGGTTCGGGCTCTACATGGTGGTGCTCAACTGGGGCGAGCAGGAGGTCGACGCGGGAACCGCCGCGATGGTGGTGAACATCGCACCGGTCCTGATCGCCCTGCTCGGCGGACGGCTGCTCGGTGAGGGGCTGCCGCGCCGGCTGCTCGCGGGCATGGCGGTCTCGTTCGCGGGGGCGGCGGTGGTCGGGCTCTCGATGTCCGGGCACGGCGGCTCGTCGGTGCGGGGAGTGCTCCTCTGTCTGCTGGCCGCCGTGGCGTACGCGACCGGGGTGGTGAGCCAGAAGCCCGCGCTGCGGCACGGATCCGCGCTCCAGGTCACCACCTTCGGCTGCCTGATCGGTACGGTCGCCTGTCTGCCGTTCTCCGGCGTGCTGGTCTCCGAGGCCGCCGACGCGCCGCTGTCCGCCACGCTGAACATGGTGTACCTGGGCGTCTTCCCGACCGCCCTCGCCTTCACCACCTGGGCCTACGCCCTGGCCCGCACCACCGCGGGCCGGATGGGCGCCACCACGTACGCGGTACCCGCGCTGGTGGTGGTGCTGGCCTGGCTGTTGCTCGACGAGGTGCCCGCACCGCTCAGCATCGCCGGCGGGCTGCTCTGCCTGGCCGGAGTGGCGGTCTCCCGGACCCGTAAGCAGACTGGCCTGACGCGGAAGAGTCGGGCACGGCCGGTGGAGGGATCCCGTCATGACGAGGAGCACCAAGCAGCGGGGCGAGGGTAA
- a CDS encoding SDR family oxidoreductase, producing MSTVQGAGVVVTGAGGGIGAALARRFAAEGARVVVNDLDPGRIGPLAEEIGGVAVAGDASRIVDAARDALDGTVDIYCANAGLASPGDVFADEEVWAAAWDVNVMAHVRAARALLPDWLERGSGRFVTTASAAGLLTMIGAAPYSVTKHGAVAFAEWLSLTYRHRGLKVHAICPQGVRTDMLTAAGSAGELVLAPGAIEPEAVADALFDAMAEDRFLVLPHPEVAGYHRARATDPDRWLGSMNHLQRKWEGTGA from the coding sequence ATGAGTACGGTGCAGGGCGCCGGCGTAGTGGTCACAGGGGCCGGGGGCGGCATCGGCGCCGCGCTGGCCCGCAGATTCGCCGCGGAGGGCGCGCGGGTCGTGGTCAACGACCTCGACCCCGGCCGGATCGGGCCGCTCGCCGAGGAGATCGGTGGGGTCGCGGTCGCCGGTGACGCCTCGCGGATCGTGGACGCCGCCCGCGACGCGCTCGACGGCACGGTGGACATCTACTGCGCCAACGCGGGCCTCGCCTCGCCCGGTGACGTCTTCGCCGACGAGGAGGTCTGGGCCGCCGCCTGGGACGTCAACGTCATGGCCCACGTCCGTGCGGCCAGGGCCCTCCTGCCGGACTGGCTGGAGCGGGGCAGCGGCCGCTTCGTCACCACCGCCTCCGCCGCCGGACTTCTCACGATGATCGGCGCGGCCCCGTACAGCGTCACCAAGCACGGCGCCGTCGCCTTCGCCGAGTGGCTCTCCCTGACCTACCGCCACCGCGGTCTCAAGGTCCACGCGATCTGCCCGCAGGGCGTGCGCACGGACATGCTCACGGCCGCGGGCTCCGCCGGGGAGCTGGTCCTCGCCCCCGGCGCGATCGAGCCTGAGGCGGTCGCCGACGCGCTGTTCGACGCCATGGCCGAGGACCGCTTCCTGGTCCTGCCGCACCCCGAGGTGGCCGGGTACCACCGGGCCCGCGCCACGGACCCGGACCGCTGGCTGGGCAGCATGAACCACCTCCAGCGGAAGTGGGAGGGGACCGGCGCGTGA
- a CDS encoding MaoC family dehydratase: MSEPRIFTSAQELRDGVGEQLGHSEWLEIDQKRIDQFAEATGDHQWIHVDPERAAAGPFGATIAHGYLTLSLLPALVPQVMRVEGMKMGINYGTNKVRFPSTVPVGSRLRATVVLGGVEEAGGGVQVTAVVTVEREGGEKPACVAESVSRYYF, encoded by the coding sequence ATGTCAGAGCCGAGGATCTTCACGTCCGCGCAGGAACTGCGCGACGGGGTGGGCGAGCAACTGGGTCACAGCGAATGGCTGGAGATCGACCAGAAGCGGATCGACCAGTTCGCCGAGGCGACCGGCGACCACCAGTGGATCCACGTGGACCCCGAGCGGGCGGCGGCCGGGCCGTTCGGCGCGACGATCGCCCACGGCTATCTGACGCTCTCCCTGCTGCCCGCGCTCGTACCCCAGGTCATGCGGGTCGAGGGCATGAAGATGGGCATCAACTACGGGACCAACAAGGTCCGTTTCCCCTCGACCGTCCCGGTGGGTTCACGGCTGCGCGCCACGGTCGTGCTCGGCGGCGTCGAGGAGGCGGGCGGCGGTGTGCAGGTCACCGCCGTCGTCACCGTCGAGCGCGAGGGCGGCGAGAAGCCCGCCTGCGTCGCCGAATCGGTGTCCCGCTACTACTTCTGA